In Caballeronia sp. Lep1P3, a single genomic region encodes these proteins:
- the hpnI gene encoding bacteriohopanetetrol glucosamine biosynthesis glycosyltransferase HpnI, whose translation MSAHSVGAFLWLVIALCGASTCYIAIAALVHAGARGMRRVPVDIQHDENLSSLHMPVSVLKPLCGAEPRLYWNLESFCTQAHPSYQLVFGVASADDAAASVVRRLIQAYPERDIALVVNAEIHGTNLKVSNLLNLIERARHEWLVIADSDISVGPDYLTRVTAPLADARIGLVTCLYRARCVGGFWSRLGGLFIDEWFAPSVDVANLGGYGRFGFGATLALSREMLEQAGGFEALRDCLADDYWLADRVRACGKRTVLSGIVVTTDVIENRFAPLWHRETRWLRTIRSVNPAGFLFLCLTLTSPWLLTSALIGVSLDTSGADLVQSIADTIVDTSTSLGLSARLLLHWRCARSWRHFWWNLPLIPLRDALMCVQWFAALFGSNVNWRGARVPIGDVRDAYRAEAPVSDNDSL comes from the coding sequence TTGAGCGCGCATTCGGTTGGCGCGTTCCTGTGGCTCGTCATCGCGCTGTGCGGCGCCTCGACTTGCTATATCGCCATTGCCGCGCTCGTGCATGCGGGCGCGCGCGGCATGCGCCGCGTGCCTGTCGATATTCAGCACGATGAAAACCTGTCGTCTCTTCATATGCCGGTGTCGGTGCTCAAGCCGCTGTGCGGTGCGGAGCCGCGCCTCTATTGGAATCTCGAGAGCTTTTGCACGCAAGCACATCCTTCGTATCAACTTGTGTTCGGCGTCGCTAGCGCGGACGATGCCGCTGCAAGCGTCGTAAGGCGGCTCATTCAGGCCTATCCCGAGCGCGACATCGCACTGGTCGTCAATGCGGAAATACACGGCACGAATCTCAAGGTCAGCAATCTGCTCAATTTGATCGAACGTGCAAGGCACGAATGGCTCGTCATTGCGGACAGCGATATTTCAGTCGGGCCGGATTATCTGACGCGCGTGACAGCGCCGCTTGCGGACGCGAGAATCGGACTCGTGACGTGCCTTTACCGTGCGCGCTGCGTTGGCGGCTTCTGGTCGCGGCTTGGCGGCTTATTCATCGACGAATGGTTCGCGCCTTCGGTCGATGTGGCTAATCTGGGCGGTTACGGTCGCTTCGGTTTTGGGGCGACACTTGCGCTTAGCAGAGAAATGCTTGAACAGGCCGGCGGTTTCGAGGCTTTGCGCGATTGCCTTGCGGATGACTACTGGCTGGCCGATCGCGTCCGGGCGTGCGGAAAGCGCACGGTATTGTCGGGGATCGTCGTGACCACGGACGTCATCGAGAACCGCTTCGCTCCGCTGTGGCACCGCGAAACGCGCTGGCTAAGGACGATCCGCTCAGTGAATCCGGCGGGATTTCTCTTTCTTTGCCTGACGCTGACTTCTCCGTGGCTTCTGACGAGCGCGCTCATTGGCGTGAGTCTCGATACGAGCGGCGCCGATCTCGTTCAATCCATTGCGGATACGATCGTCGACACAAGCACGTCGCTCGGCTTGAGCGCGCGACTTTTATTGCACTGGCGTTGCGCGCGCTCGTGGCGGCATTTCTGGTGGAACTTGCCGCTGATTCCATTGCGCGACGCGCTCATGTGCGTGCAATGGTTCGCCGCACTGTTCGGCTCGAATGTGAACTGGCGCGGCGCGCGCGTGCCGATCGGGGATGTCCGGGACGCCTATCGCGCAGAGGCGCCCGTATCGGATAACGACTCGCTTTGA
- a CDS encoding cytochrome b, with the protein MQRDTFSKASDTATRIAAGDDKTTYDRLSIALHWLTVVLVLTQFALAQTWGFAPKPTRHLMIVAHMSFGMILAAVIVVRIVWRLSPGHQAPVETAGWAELAAKGVHYLLYGLLVAEAVLGFILRWSGNESMSFFGLAIGAPFPPFSKAAHHTVGEAHDLVGWTIIVLAACHAAAALFHHFVIRDAVLMRMMPGLTRRR; encoded by the coding sequence ATGCAACGCGACACCTTCTCCAAAGCGTCGGACACGGCCACGCGCATCGCCGCCGGCGATGACAAAACGACCTACGATCGCCTGTCTATCGCTTTGCATTGGCTTACCGTTGTTCTGGTGCTCACGCAGTTCGCTCTCGCGCAGACGTGGGGCTTCGCGCCTAAGCCGACGCGCCACTTGATGATCGTCGCGCATATGTCGTTCGGGATGATCCTCGCGGCGGTGATCGTCGTGCGGATCGTATGGCGTTTGTCGCCCGGGCATCAGGCGCCGGTTGAAACCGCTGGCTGGGCGGAGTTGGCGGCCAAGGGCGTGCACTATCTTCTCTACGGGCTGCTCGTAGCCGAAGCGGTACTGGGTTTCATTCTGCGCTGGTCGGGCAATGAATCGATGAGCTTCTTCGGCCTGGCAATCGGCGCGCCTTTTCCGCCATTCAGCAAGGCCGCGCATCACACTGTCGGCGAAGCGCACGATCTGGTGGGATGGACCATCATCGTGCTGGCGGCGTGTCATGCGGCAGCCGCGCTCTTTCACCACTTCGTCATACGTGACGCCGTATTGATGCGGATGATGCCGGGCCTGACCAGGCGCCGGTAA